From one Malus sylvestris chromosome 1, drMalSylv7.2, whole genome shotgun sequence genomic stretch:
- the LOC126626958 gene encoding uncharacterized protein LOC126626958: MLATHAPPSLITSLLCLPSPPLSSLRTLPLFHIANFRCFRYSRSSLRMVTAMSVQTAASAISSPDHAAGKWFSVPELRLRDHRFTVPLDYSVDRTASPKISVFAREVVSVGKEEQQLPYLLYLQGGPGFEAPRPTESSGWIRKACEEFRVILLDQRGTGLSTPLTASSLLQLKSEEKLADYVKHFRADNIVNDAEFIRVRLVPDAAPWTILGQSFGGFCAVTYLSFASQGLKQVLLTGGIPPIGNGFTGDVVYRACSEQIIIQNEKYYKRYPEDIEVVREVVNYLSESEGGGVPLPSGGFLTPKGLQTLGLSGLGSSAGFERLHYMFERAWDPIIVPGARKEISYYFLDAFDKWSSFDTNPLFALLHESIYCQGASSRWSAHRIRAEDEGKFDAVRAAKEGRPVLFTGEMIFPWMFDEIHALRKFKGASHVLAEKKDWPPLYNIDALKNNKVPVAAAVYYEDMYVNFKLAMETASQIAGIRLWITNEFMHSGLRDAGSQVFDHLMGMLDGKKPLF, translated from the exons ATGCTGGCAACTCACGCGCCACCCTCATTGATAACCTCACTCCTCTGCCTACCTTCTccccctctctcctctcttcgcACGCTTCCACTATTTCACATCGCCAATTTTCGCTGCTTCCGTTATAGCCGGAGCTCACTCCGTATGGTAACAGCCATGTCTGTACAGACCGCCGCGTCCGCCATATCATCGCCCGACCACGCTGCCGGGAAATGGTTTTCGGTGCCGGAGCTCCGACTCCGAGACCACCGATTCACTGTGCCTCTCGACTACTCCGTCGATCGTACCGCTTCGCCTAAGATCTCAGTCTTCGCTCGTGAAGTTGTTTCAG TTGGTAAAGAAGAACAACAATTGCCATACCTATTATATCTACAAGGTGGACCTGGATTTGAGGCCCCCCGACCAACTGAATCCAGTGGATGGATACGTAAAGCATGTGAAGAATTTCGTGTTATATTGCTTGATCAG CGAGGAACAGGTTTATCAACTCCTTTGACAGCTTCATCTTTGTTGCAATTGAAGTCTGAAGAGAAATTGGCTGATTATGTAAAACATTTTCGAGCTGATAATATAGTAAATGATGCAGAGTTTATTCGAGTACGTCTTGTTCCTGATGCTGCGCCATGGACAATCCTGGGTCAG AGCTTTGGTGGTTTTTGTGCAGTAACTTATTTGAGTTTTGCATCACAAGGACTAAAGCAAGTCCTTTTAACTGGAGGAATCCCTCCAATAGGAAATGGATTCACTGGAGACGTTGTATATAGAGCATGCTCTGAACAGATTATAATTCAGAATGAGAAGTACTACAAAAGGTATCCTGAAGATATTGAGGTTGTTCGTGAAGTTGTTAACTATCTATCAGAATCAGAGGGCGGTGGG GTCCCACTTCCATCTGGGGGCTTCCTAACCCCAAAGGGATTGCAAACTCTTGGTCTTAGTGGCTTAGGATCCAGTGCTGGTTTTGAGCGCTTACATTACAT GTTTGAGAGGGCTTGGGATCCTATAATAGTTCCAGGAGCACGAAAGGAAATTAGTTATTACTTCTTGGATGCT TTTGACAAGTGGTCTTCTTTTGATACAAATCCACTTTTTGCTCTTCTTCATGAGTCCATATACTGTCAG GGTGCTTCATCACGGTGGTCTGCTCATAGAATAAGGGCTGAAGATGAGGGCAAATTCGATGCAGTCCGGGCTGCAAAAGAAGGTCGTCCCGTACTTTTCACAGGAGAG ATGATCTTCCCATGGATGTTCGATGAGATTCATGCCTTAAGGAAATTCAAAGGTGCTTCTCATGTATTGGCTGAGAAGAAGGATTGGCCTCCCCTATATAACATCGATGCACTAAAAAATAACAAG GTACCTGTTGCTGCTGCTGTTTACTACGAAGATATGTATGTCAACTTCAAGCTGGCCATGGAAACTGCTTCGCAGATAGCAGGGATTCGGTTGTGGATAACCAACGAATTCATGCATTCTGGTCTACGCGATGCAGGGAGCCAGGTTTTTGATCATTTGATGGGAATGCTAGATGGAAAGAAGCCTTTGTTCTGA
- the LOC126586989 gene encoding probable WRKY transcription factor 24, with protein sequence MEDHHQQHNPPPLTSQSLPLSLPFLLPPPPQNSRPPSPYLFTSSSSSSLMTNPPDLLDIDWVSLLSGGTQAAGGFNHDQINSFKPMAMMDNNISGSAWNTGADQEEKVGVKRKGGGKMRKAAASRPRFAFQTRSEDDILDDGYRWRKYGQKAVKNSSYPRSYYRCTHHTCNVKKQVQRLSKDTSIVVTTYEGIHNHPCEKLMETLTPLLKQMQFLSRF encoded by the exons ATGGAAGATCATCATCAACAGCATAATCCACCTCCATTAACCTCCCAATCGCTGCCCTTGTCATTACCATTCTTGTTACCGCCTCCACCCCAAAACTCTCGTCCCCCTTCTCCCTATCTCTTCACATCCTCTTCATCCTCCTCATTGATGACTAACCCTCCCGATCTTCTAGACATTGATTGGGTTAGCCTTCTCTCTGGTGGTACTCAAGCGGCAGGCGGGTTTAATCATGATCAGATTAATAGTTTTAAGCCTATGGCTATGATGGACAATAATATTAGTGGCTCTGCTTGGAATACTGGAGCTGATCAGGAAGAAAAGGTTGGTGTTAAAAGGAAGGGTGGGGGTAAAATGAGAAAAGCAGCGGCGAGCCGGCCTAGGTTTGCGTTTCAGACTCGGAGTGAGGATGATATTCTTGATGATGGCTACCGCTGGAGAAAATACGGTCAGAAAGCAGTCAAGAACAGTTCATATCCCAG GAGCTACTACCGCTGCACACATCACACATGCAATGTGAAAAAACAGGTCCAGAGGCTGTCTAAAGACACGAGCATTGTCGTGACAACGTATGAAGGAATCCACAATCATCCTTGCGAGAAACTCATGGAAACCCTAACTCCTCTACTGAAGCAAATGCAATTCCTCTCTAGGTTCTAA